The sequence TCGATTCCCATGGTTACTACTTATCATATCACCCCTTATAGCAGGAATGATAATCAGATCGGTTTTCTCTAATGCAGATGTAGTTATATCTGGTTTAATATGCACCAAGCCATCCTCGATAACAATATTCTCCGTTTCGCCCACCACCTGAATGTGAAAAATATCTTTTTTGTGCTCAGATTTACATATTTCGTTAACTTTTCTAAACACCGCCCTGGCATCAACCACGGATGCATAGTTGGCATTTTTCATCGCCAATATAGATATGTGCTTCCTCTTAAGGATCATCTGTCTATTTATACAAATGTAACTAATTCGGCTGACGCAAATGCCTTCTATATTATGTCGCATTTGCACTTAAAAGTCAAGGCATATTAACGCTACTTTTACATTGTACTAAACACAACACAATATGCAAGGCATCAATATCTATCTGCACTTTAATGGAAACAGCGAAATAGCTTTTTCCTTTTACAAGTCCGTTTTTGGTGGAGAATTCCTGGCAATACAGCGGTATAAGGATATACCAGGCGGCGACAAAATGAATGCGGAAGATCAGGAGAAAATGGTTCACATATCATTAAAAATAGCGCCGAATACTACCTTAATGGCATCTGATAACCTGGCCAGTCATCAAAATGAATTGGTGATGGGCAATAATTATCACATTTGTATTCAGGCTGAAAATGAAAAGGAGGCCAATAAACTTTTTCAGGCACTCTCAAAAGACGGTAAAATTGAAATGCCAATGAATAAAACATTCTGGGGAGCCTATTTTGGCATGTGCCAGGACAAATTTGGATTACTATGGATGATCAATTTCACTTACCCCGTAAATCATTAAGATATGAAAATTACAAAAATAAAGATAGCATATTGGATCGTCCTTGTTTTTATCACAATAGGCATGCTTTTTTCAGCCGTACCCAGCGTGCTAAAATTACCTTATGCGGTTGAACATTTTTGCAATGTTTTAAAACTACCGGAATACCTGTTGGTTTTTACGGGGGTTATAAAAATCATCGGTTTGATCACTCTGTATATCCCCGGCTATCCCAGATTAAAAGAATGGATATTTGCAGGCTTTACGTTTGATTTGATCGGCGCCTGGTATTGCAATTATTCAGGACTAAATTCCTTCGCAGGAACCTTGCCTGTACTGGTTTATTTGCTGATTTTATTTGTGCTGTACTATTTGTATCATAGAATTCACCCTACAACCAAGTGATATGACGCTCGTATATATTTTAATAGCAGTAATGCTCCTATTATTGATCGCTGCAGTTTTTGTAAAAAGAGACTTTGTGGTTCAGCGTCAACTTGACATACCCAAGGACCCCCAAGAAATTTTTTCGTTTATAAAGTATTTGAACAATCACAAATATTTTAGTAAGTGGGTTACAAAACATGCTATAGATACAACAGACACAAGAGGCAGAGACGGAACAGTTGGTTTTATTCAACCCTGGAACAATTACCGGGATAAGGCAGGTATAGGCGAATTGGAGATAAAGGCTTTTACAGAAAACGAAAAAGTTCACTTGCTGCATCATTACTTTAAACCGATAAAAGGCCTTGGCGAATCGGAAATTATCATCCGGCAAAACGGTCATTCAGGCTCGTTGGTCAAGTGGCAATATACCGGACATACAAAGTATCCATTCAACCTGATTACATCCATGTTAAACATGGATAAAATTGTCGGCAAAGACTTAGATCAATGCCTGAACAGGTTAAAAGAGAAGCTAACTATATTAAAATAAGGAATTAATTGCCCCGGCAAGTCCTCCTTCGTTTTCAAAGGGATATTGCCAAGAAAAATTATTAGCTGTTTCGGAAGAAGACTCTACAAGTGAATCAGCAAACGCCTCAAGGATTACAGTTTGGTTTACACAGGCAACACATTGGGTATCAAACCTAAATGTTTGTCAGCCGCTTTAAATCCATTAAGAGAAGGTTCGAAAATTGTATCGGCGGGATCACCGCAGGTAATCCAAACGGGGTCATTTTATGCTCACCCTATAAAACAATCATCGGTGCCAGGAGGTTTGTGGTTAATGATGTGTTTGCGGATGCAATAATTTAAACAGCTCCTTTTGTAAATCGTCGTTTGACAATCCGTTTAATAACTGAGAATCAATTTCATACCATTTCTTTTTATTGCCTAATACACCAATTACATAGGTGTGTCCGGCCGGCACTGTTTCGCCGGTTTCGGGATGTTTTTTAGAGAGTGTTACTACTACATCTTTATATTTTGACATTATAGTAAGATAACTAAAATAATTGGTAGTAGGAGCGCAGTATACAAAGGAAAAGAACTCTCTGTCAAATTGTAAAAACCGGAGAGCTGAATAAACTGATAAGGCGAAAGAGGTTACCAAGAGCTTCACAGCAATGTGAGGCTTTTTTTGTGCCTGGTATAAGGGATGATCATAATATAAGATGAATCGAATAACCATATATTATTTTACTATTATTCGATTCATTCCCCGTTGTGGTTAATTCGTGCGAATTCTTCTGCGATTAGCCAGTGGCTTATACTATAGGGTGTTTCTAACCGTTAATAGTATTCTGTTTATACGGGAACGGATCATCCAGTATTTTATGAAACCTACCAGCTTATTATTCCGACTCTGTATACTAATTGTTTTGTTGGCTATTGGTAAGGACGCAAGAACTCAATTGGTAGCAGCATTTTCTTCTAATCCGGTTGCAGGATGTGCGCCGGTGCTGGTCAATTTTAAGGATGCTTCGTCAGGCAATCCCGATCAATGGGAGTGGGACCTTGGCAATGGAACTATTTCTTATTTCCAGCATCCTTCTGTCACTTATTTTAATCCTGGTACTTACACTGTAAAACTTACGGTCCGGAAGAATGGCCGTTCGGCAACAATAACCAAGACCCAGTATATTACTGTGTATGCCTTGCCTGTCATTGATTTTTCGTATTCTGCCACTACCGGGTGTTATCCCCTGAAGGTTGATTTTACTGATAAAAGTGCTCCGGGAAGTGGCACGTTGAGCAGTCATTTATGGGATTTTGGCGACGGAATTGTTGATCGTAGTGTAAACCCCGGGCATACTTACCAGGCTTCCGGAGATTATAACATATCGCTACAGGTTACCAATAGTTTTGGTTGCAAAGCGGGTGCAACGCGTCCCAATGCTATACGTATTCATACAGGAGTAAAGGCAGGCTTTACAGTGGGTACCCGAAGCTGCCAATCGCCCTCCAATGTCCCGTTTGCCAATACCAGTACGGGAACCGGCAGCTTAGTTTATAAATGGGATTTTGGAGATGGATCACAATCAACGGCGCTTGATCCTGTTCATACTTATACGTCATCTGGTAACTATATTGTGACATTGACTGTCTCTAATAGCGGAGGTTGTCAAGACGTAATTCAACAGACTGTTGAGGTGGGAAAGAATAAAGGTGATTTTACAGCACCTGCGATCTCCTGTGTAGGCCAGGACATTCAGATCAGCAATACATCAAATCCTACTCCGTTGAGTGTTGCATGGGATTTTGGCGATGGTACGACTGGAACTGATCCTTCACCAGCCCATGCTTATGGCGCTCCCGGCAACTATACGATCAAACAAGTAACTGCATTTTCAAATTGCCAGGATATTAAAATACAGGCAATAAAAATTATTCCTGCACCAACTGTTGACTTTTCGGCAGCAGAAAAAGTATCGTGTAAGGTGCCTTTTACAACAACCTTTACCAGTTTTGCTCCTGATGCGGTGGCCTGGAAGTGGGAATTCGGTGATGGTGAAACTTCTACCCTGGAAAACCCATCTCATACTTATAAGGTACAAGGCGTTTTTAATGTATCGTTGACGATTACCAATGGTGCCGGCTGCGAAGTGACCGCTACCAAAAATAGTTATATCGAGATCAAAAAGCCGGATGTGCGCATTATGAATGCGCTCTCTAAAGATTGCGTGCCTTTTACTTTTAAACCCGTGTTAAATATTATATCAATTACGCCCATTGTTAAGTATGAATGGGATTTTGGTGATGGCAGTACAGGTACTGGTTTGGATCCGGTACATACCTATACACAAAAAGGAACCTATACAGTTTCTGTTACTTATACTACTCAAGACGGATGTAAGGAAACAATTTCAAGAAAGGACCTGGTAAAGGTAGGTAACAAGGTAAAGGTAGACTTTGATGCCAATCCTAAAGATGCCTGTGCTTCTACTCCCATTAAATTTACGGACCTCTCGAAAGGTAACCCGCCTGCTGACAACCCTATAGAAGAATGGACATGGCAGTTTGGTGATGGAGGAGGCAGCAATCTTCAACACCCGACTTATGTTCATAGTGATACGGGTTCTATGTGGGTCGGTTTGACAGTTTATAGTAATGGATGTCCTTCCTGGGCGACAAAAACTAATTTTTTGCATATAAAGCCCCCCATTGCAAAATTTAAACCGGCTATGTCTTGCGCCGATCCTTATAGAAGGGATTTTATTAATGAATCAATTATTGATCCATCATTAAATCCGCTTACCTACCTATGGGATTTTGGTGACGGTCAGCAGGCATCAACAACAAATGCTTCTCATGTATATAACCGGCCAGGTATGTATGATGTAACGTTAACCGTCGTTAATGGCGGTTGCAGCTATGCAACTTCGAGCCGGGTATTTATTGTTGACAATACTGTGGACCTCCAGGCCTCCGATAATGCGGTTTGTATAGGTGGGTCAGTTAAGTTTGATTTCACTTTGTCAAACACAGATAATATAATCAGGTATTATTTGTATTCAGACTATAGTGCAACTTCTTATGATAAGAAGTATACGATAACTGAAACTTATACCAGGCCAGGTACATATGCTGTTTACGCTTATGTGGTGGACACCAACCACTGTGCAAAATCACTTATTAAAACAGTGCAGGTAATTGATATCAAGGCAGCGCTGCAAGTTGCGGCAGTTGCCTGTATTAATAAGCCGGTAAACATTACCAATATTTCTACCGGCGACGTGGGATTTCCTGTCACTAATAGCGTAATTGATTTTGGTGATGGTTCCCCGGTCGAGGTCAATCAGGCTGTTTGGTCTCATGTATATTCAAAAGCCGGAGATTATACGGTTACGCTAAAGGTATCGAACAGCAAAGGATGTCCTGGCAGTACTTCAACAGTGATCCATGTTACTGATCCGAAAGCTGATTTTAGTTCACCGGCATCCACGAGCTGTGTGGGAAAAGTAGTTTCGTTTGTTGCCAGTGGAGGGCAACAATTTACGTACGAGTGGGATTTCGGCGACGGGCAAACGGTAGCAGGCCCAACCCCGGTTCACCAGTATGCTAATGAGGGCACTTATTCTGTAGTGCTACGTTATAAGGATCAGTACGGGTGTACAGGTTCTGTGCAAAAGACCGACTTTGTAAAAATTGGCAATCCTGTGGCAGGTTTTACGATCAGTGACGATCAAAGCACCTGTCCTCCGCTGGTGGTAACCTTTGCTGACAGATCTATTAATGCAGAAAGTATATCCTGGGATTTTGGTGATGGGAATACTTCTACGAACGTTAATCCAGTCCATTTTTACACTTATCCCGGAGAATATTGGCCAAAAATGATTGTTACAAGCAAGGGAGGGTGTATTGATGTGCTGCAGGATAAAAAGATCACGATCAAAGGTCCTACCGGAACCTTTAATTATGGCAATGTGGATGGCTGTGCGCCTGTGTCAGTCGAGTTTACAGGTGTTACTAATGATGCGGTGAAATTTATTTGGGATTTTAATGATGGGGCAATTGCTACCACTACGGTCCCCAAGGTTGATTATACTTATAGCCGTCCCGGCAGTTATTTGCCAAGAATGATCCTCGAGGATGTTCAGGGGTGCCAGGTTCCTATCATTGGTCCGGATGTTATTGATGTATATGGATTGGTCGCGAATTTCAGTATGGATAAAACGATCGTGTGCGATCGGGGATTTGTACAATTTACCGACCAGTCCGTGTCCAACGACGTCATTACTAATTACTTTTGGAAGTTTGGGGATGGTAGTACGGGTAGTGGTCAGCAGTTTTCGAAGGAGTACACAGCTCCAGGTGACTATATGGTCCAGCTTGAAGTTACCACCCAACACAATTGTAAACATACTGTTGATGCCACAGTACCTATCCAGGTGATCCCTGCTCCCAAGCCCAATATTAGTTCTGCAACGGAGGCTTGTGTACCAGCAGACATTCTCTTTCAGGGGCAGTTGCAGATACCCAATCCTTATCCATTAACCTGGGCCTGGAGCTTCAATAATGGTCAAACTGCCAACGTACAAAATCCTTCTCCGGTTAGTTACGAAAAAGATGGCCGCTACCAGGTCTCTCTTGCTGTGACGAATTCTTATAATTGCACTGGCTCAACTTCTCAATTGGTCACGATCCACCCCTTACCTGCCCTGGATGCCGGGGAGGATGTTGTTATTTGTGAGCATACGTCCCATCTTCTGAAGGCTTCCGGCGCTGTAAAATATACATGGTCTTCGGTTGGTAGTATGTCGTGTGTCAATTGTAGCAATACCATGGTGCATCCTGCCACATCGACGAGGTATTATGTAGAAGGGGAAAGTTCGTATGGATGTAAAACTACTGATTCTGTGTATGTGATGGTACAGCACCCTTTTACGATCGATGTGCGTAAAGGGGATACTATCTGCGTGGGCGAAAAATTTCAATTGGAGGCTACCGGCGCTGACCGGTATAGTTGGTCGCCAGCTACGGGACTTGATAAAACTACTGTCCGTAATCCGTTGGCGCAGCCGAATGTTACAACGCTGTACCAGGTTATTGGAAGTGACAATTACAACTGTTTTACAGACACTGCTTATGTACCTGTAACAGTTTATCCTTATCCCAAGGTAGAGATGGAAGCCGGGAAGACGGTAGTGGTGGGGACTTCGGTGACGCTACAGCCGAAAATTTCCCCTGACGTAAAACAGATCCAATGGACGCCCGGCACGTGGCTTAGTTGTATTGATTGTGCTGCACCTGTTGCTTCTCCCAAGCAAACAATTCCATACCGGGTTTTGGTAACCAACGAAGGTGGTTGTATTGCCGAAAAGGTAATTAAGTTGTTTGTTGTTTGTAATGGGACTAATGTGTATCTCCCCAACACTTTTTCTCCCAATAACGATGGCGTCAATGATGTTTTTTATCCGCAAAGTAAGGGGGTGTCTTTTATAAGAAGTTTCCGCATTTTCAATCGTTGGGGCGAATTGGTGTTTGAGCAATTTAGCTTCCAGGGTAATGACCGTTCAAAAGGCTGGAACGGAAAGCAAAAGAATCAGCCAGCCGTTTATGATGTCTTTGTGTATGTTATGGAGGTTACTTGTGATAATGGAGAGATACTTTATTTAAAAGGTGATGTAACAATTATCAGGTAATATATGAAAAACTGGTTTGTTTATTGCGGCATGCGCTTGGCGATGATCCTTGTATCATGTTGCCTGCTTCACGACGGCCATGCGCAGGATATCCATTTTTCTCAGTTCTTTGAGGCTCCTTTATTACGCAATCCTTCGCTGGCGGGCATTTATGAGGGTGATATCCGTATACAGCTTGTTTACCGGGACCAATGGAAGAATATTACACCGGCTTCCTTTCGTACCGCCTCTTTCAATACTGAGTATAAAATGCCGATAGGAAAAGGGGATGACTTTTTCACCATCGGGGGCCAGATCCTTTATGATAAAGCAGGTTCTGCAGGCCTGGCCACCACGCACGTGCTGCCTGTTGTGAATTATCATAAGTCGCTCAGTAGCACACATCCAATTTATCTTTCATTAGGCTTTATGGGTGGTTATGTACAAAAGAAAATAGATTACTCAAGGATAACAACCGGCAATCAATATGAAAATGGCAATCCTAATCCCACTATTTCTACCGGAGAAACTTATATGGATCCGGTACTGCAGTATTGGGATGGGTCTGTAGGTATGAGTTTTAATACATCGTTCGGACATGCTTTACAACATCATGTATTCATAGGGGCTGCCTATCATCATCTTAACCGGCCGAAGGCCTCTTTTTATAAGAATGCTTCTGTTGAGCTGTATCCCAAATACGTCTTTTCCGGCGGTCTCAAGCTTACTGTTAATGAATTCAACAGTGTAACATTTTATGCTGATATATTTAAGCAAGGGCCTGCGCAGGAGGTTCTTGGCGGAGGTTGGTTCACGCACATTTTGGGGGATTTTCCCGAAGACCCGGAATATACTATTCATGGTGGTCTTTTTACACGTATTGGTGATGCGGTGATACCGATGATTAAAATCGATAAGCGGGCCTTTTCTATGACAATGACTTATGATATAAATATCTCGCCGCTGAAAACTGCGAGTCAATTTCGTGGGGGGCCTGAGCTGGGATTATCTTACCGGCAGTTCATTGAGCGTAACTCCAGCCGGGATAAAGTGCTGTGCCCACGTTTCTGACGAGTTGTCTTGAGGTTTTAATCCGCTTTTAATTAGAAGGGGCGGGAAGGAGCTTTTTAAGATGGTCCTCAGCCTTCTTATTGTCAGGGCTTAATTGAAGAGACCGTTGATAATTTTTGATTGCAAGCTCTTTGTTTCCCGCAGCTTCATATGCCTCTGCCAGGTTTTCGTACATTTCTGAACTTTTGGGGTATAATAGGACACTTAGCTTCAATACTTCAATCGCTTTTTCCAAAACTAGGGCGGTCGTAGGTTATAAGGGTTGCGTTCGTAATATCGGCTATTGGCTTCAAAAAACTACCCCAAACTGTTACGTCGGTCCCACTTCCACCTTCAAACAAGATTGGCATTCCCCTTCCTTTTATGATGTGAAAATGGAGACGGTAACCACCAACATCTAATAAGGTATCAATCGTCTGGCTTCTGGCTGAATTTGCCATTAAGCCAAAAAAAGTAAGTGTTGCAAAGAGATATTTTTTCACGATTTCAGATGGTTTTACGTTTGAAACATGATTAGATAATCCCGGGCATTCCATAACAAGGGCTGTTTACCCAGGCAACACATTGGGTAAGCTTTTTAATCCGGATGCCTGCAATGTGTGAATGATATAACTTAATTATCTGATTGTATAACAGTAGTTTGGGCTAATAGATTCAGTTTTGTTTATCCATCCGTGGTTATGTCAATCACAACTTATTTATGTCAAACAATACCAATAGTACCGTTATTAAGGACTACGAGAAGTTTAGTCCTGCAAACTACCCAAAAGCGTTTCATGAACTTTCCGTTTTAAATCAGGGGATAGCACATATCGCCATTTATTTCAAAGTTGAGATCATTATATCTTACTTAAAAGACCACTCCCTGAAAACCGATTGGGTTGAAGGCAATCCTGCACTCACCCAAATGATTACTTCCGGTTTTTTCAAAACTGAACATTTGGAATCGTTATTTGAATCTTGCCGCAACAATAAAGTTTTTCTTTATGATTTTGAAGGATACATTAGCAGGCTGCTTTTGATGCGAAGGGATTAACTTTTTAGTTCTTAGTGGCTATATGCAACAATTCCTTTGCAAGCAGCCGCTTGCTATTTAGAGAGTTTAGAGAGAGTTCTATGCAACGAATCCGAGCGACGCTGGTGGCAGGGATTGTGTTGTTACATATAGCGAATATCCGTTTTGGGAGCTCTTACCACTTCCGGTTTGGAAGCTATTTTTTTATGTAAAAACGTCAAAAACTTTATAATATCTTCAGACTCCCCCTGTTTGAAAAGAGGATGTTTATTGCATCCTCTATCTATTGAAACCTGCACATTGTTGCTTCCGGCAATAAACGACAGCTTAGTATATACTTTAGGAAACATATCACAATTGTCCTCCACCTGGATAGTGCCTTTTAATTTGGCAAGACCACACACCTGCGCCGTTTTAAAAATATCCGTCTTCTCCTGATCACTTAAGGTGAACTTACAATCATAAGATTTGCCATTCATAAAGTACACCGTGTAGGTTTCTTTTTCCAGATCAATTTTAGCATGCGCCCCTGTTTTAACTATTATTTTCTGAATTTGAATGTCCTTATCATTGCTTTTGGGGTTACAGGCAAATAGCATGGCTATTAGAAAGAATCTCATCATATTAAACGGCTTAGCAGGGACAAAGTACTAATTTTCTAAATCTGAACTACCTTACATGCTGTTAAAATTTCCCTGAAAAGTGGTAAGTGCAGGTCGTTTTTATGTATTGAGGGGCAATGTAAAGGTAAATAGGTTGTATTGCCCGTCGGTACTATACTCCAGGCTGCCTTTATGCAATAAGGTGAGGGAGCGGGCTAATGATAAGCCAATGCCGGTACTTTCAACCAGGCTGCTATTAGATGATCTGTAGAACGCGTCAAAAATATAATCCCGCTCGTTTTCGGGAATGAGATCGCCATCATTGAAGATCCTGATGATTACCTGTTCTTGGGAAGAGGTTGCATTCACTCCTGCTATAATTTCCAGCAGTATGTAGGAATGGCCATACTTGATGGCATTGTCCAATAAATTCCCTGTGATCTTAATAATTCCCTCTTCATCAATATTGCAAATAATCGAAGGCTGATTCGCCATAAATGTATAGTGAATACCTTTTTTATCCGCTTTGGGCTGAAAGTTATTGAATTGTTCCTTCACGATGGCCACGATATCCCTGGCTTCCGTATGCAGCAAATAATTCCCGGACTCTATTTTTCGGAAATCCAGCAACTGGTTGGTGAGTGTGAGTAACCTGTCGGTATTTTTATTCATGACCACCAGTTCATGCTTTATGTCGGGCATGCTGTCTGCCGATTTGAAGATCTTATCCATGGGGGCTTTTATAAGCGTTAATGGTGTGCGGATCTCGTGAGCGACTTTCGTGAAGAAATCAATTTTATGCTGGTATAGCTCTTTTTCCTTGTTCAGGGCAAAAAATTCCATGGCACGAAGCTGCTTTTCCCGGTGCCGGTTATAAAAGAAACGTACGATCAGGTAGCAGAGCGTGGCTATGATGATTGAATAGATCAAATACGCCAGCCGGGTTTTCCAAAACGGCGGTGTCACTTCAATGGCAAAGGATTTTTCATTGGGCACCCACATGCCATTGCTGTTGGTAGATTTTATTTTAATGACATAATTACCTGGTGACAGGTTATTAAAATGTATCCTTCGATCCTTGCCGATGAGATTCCATTTTTTATCAACCTCATCCAGCATATAAGCATATTCAATGTTTTCAGGAGAGGTGTAGTCAAGCGCGGCAAAATCCAGGCTGAAGGTAGAACGGTTATAGGGAAGCCTGATATGATCACTGTTGAGGACCAGTTTTTCGGAGATGGTATACATCGAATGGGAAGAAACCTCTTTGTTGTATACCTGTAGCTGTGTAAAAAAAATAGGGGGGACGGTTTTGCTAACAGAAAACTGTTTGGGGTTGAATCTTATGAAGCCTTTCAGGCTCCCGAAATAGATGTTGCCGGCAGTATCTTTAAAAGCAGAACGGTGATTGAACTGATTGCTTAAAAGTCCGTCACTTTGCCGGAAGGTCTTTAAAAATTCGCTGTTGATGTCAATATACGCCAAACCCATAGAGGTGGTGGCCCATATAATACCATTAGCATCCTGCACCGCACTATATACGATGTTGCTGGGCAAACCCGATGCTGTATTGTATACGCTTACCTGGTTATTGACAAGTGATATCCTGAAAAGACCGGACTCTGTAGCAACCCAGAGATAACCGTCACGGTCTTCCAGGAAGTTTACCACCTTGGTTTCATTAAATAAAATGCTTCCTTTATAGGGGATAGATAGTTTTTCCGGTTTCCCCTTATTGATACAATAAATACCACTATCATGCGTACCTATCCAGATGCGGCCTTTACTGTCCTGCAGGATGGCTGAGTAAAAGCCATGCCTGGGAAGCCCTTCTACGCTATTGAATTGTTTCGTTCTGGTGTCAAAATTATACAGACCGTTGGAGGTGCATACCAGCAGGTCTCCCTGACTGGTTTTATACAGGATGTTTATGTAGTTACTGTTTAATCCATTATTGGAATGGGCTACCTGGTGTTGTTTAATCGTGTTGGACGGTATGTCGAGCACATACAGGCCATTTTCAAAGGTGCCTATGTATAGATTATCCTGGTCTGCCAGCAAGCCATGTATGTTGGTGGGTAGGTTGCTGTAATTTTTAAAGACCTGTTTTACAGGATCAAATTGACTCAGTCCTTTGTCTTCTGTTCCTATCCATATTTTCCCGTATTGGTCCTGTGCCATTTCCCTGACTACACTGCCATGGATGGAGGTCCCATCCGGATGGGGGAAGAATTTTTCAAATGGCATGGAATGGTTGGGAAAGTAATTAATGCCACCGAAGTAAGTTCCTACCCAGATGCCTCCTTCTTTATCCTTACAAAGGGAATAGATCGCATTATCAGTCAATGAATATTTATCGCCTGTCATTTTACGAAGATGCCGGATGTTACCTGTTTGGTTGTTAACAATAAATAACCCGGCCTCGGACCCTACCCAATATTCTTGTTCGCCTGCTTTCAAAATGCTTCTTATAAACAACTTCCCCTTGCTGTGAGGAAGCAAGGGTATGGGTGACCATTTCTCCTGCTGAATATCAAATTGCTGTAACCCTGTGAGAGATGTTCCGATTAATAGTTTGTTACCGGTGTATTCGCAAATGCTTTCAATGGTATTGTTATTGCCGGCTACTTCAGGTGATCTGTAGTAATTGAATTGTTGGGTTGTTACCTGGTACCTGGCTAAAACGCCATTACCGCATCCCAGCCATAAGGTGCCATCTGTTGATTGATAGAGCTTCGTGATGTTTTGCAATTCCGGTGCAGGATAATGGATCACCCTCCTGGTTTTGGTATCGTATTTAAACAACGCGGA comes from Paraflavitalea devenefica and encodes:
- a CDS encoding ligand-binding sensor domain-containing protein; the protein is MKTLSRLIIQPLLPAIILLLFCKCSEGQTIYFRHYEIENGLSNNSVITSLQDRDGFLWFGTSDGLNRFDGYDFKIFRLDQNPATVSAGNPIFNLYQDNKGTLWVGANKGLYFFNKQDESFTRLPQTQGKWVRTIQSDAEDNIWFVEGSALFKYDTKTRRVIHYPAPELQNITKLYQSTDGTLWLGCGNGVLARYQVTTQQFNYYRSPEVAGNNNTIESICEYTGNKLLIGTSLTGLQQFDIQQEKWSPIPLLPHSKGKLFIRSILKAGEQEYWVGSEAGLFIVNNQTGNIRHLRKMTGDKYSLTDNAIYSLCKDKEGGIWVGTYFGGINYFPNHSMPFEKFFPHPDGTSIHGSVVREMAQDQYGKIWIGTEDKGLSQFDPVKQVFKNYSNLPTNIHGLLADQDNLYIGTFENGLYVLDIPSNTIKQHQVAHSNNGLNSNYINILYKTSQGDLLVCTSNGLYNFDTRTKQFNSVEGLPRHGFYSAILQDSKGRIWIGTHDSGIYCINKGKPEKLSIPYKGSILFNETKVVNFLEDRDGYLWVATESGLFRISLVNNQVSVYNTASGLPSNIVYSAVQDANGIIWATTSMGLAYIDINSEFLKTFRQSDGLLSNQFNHRSAFKDTAGNIYFGSLKGFIRFNPKQFSVSKTVPPIFFTQLQVYNKEVSSHSMYTISEKLVLNSDHIRLPYNRSTFSLDFAALDYTSPENIEYAYMLDEVDKKWNLIGKDRRIHFNNLSPGNYVIKIKSTNSNGMWVPNEKSFAIEVTPPFWKTRLAYLIYSIIIATLCYLIVRFFYNRHREKQLRAMEFFALNKEKELYQHKIDFFTKVAHEIRTPLTLIKAPMDKIFKSADSMPDIKHELVVMNKNTDRLLTLTNQLLDFRKIESGNYLLHTEARDIVAIVKEQFNNFQPKADKKGIHYTFMANQPSIICNIDEEGIIKITGNLLDNAIKYGHSYILLEIIAGVNATSSQEQVIIRIFNDGDLIPENERDYIFDAFYRSSNSSLVESTGIGLSLARSLTLLHKGSLEYSTDGQYNLFTFTLPLNT